Proteins encoded together in one Acipenser ruthenus chromosome 40, fAciRut3.2 maternal haplotype, whole genome shotgun sequence window:
- the LOC131708095 gene encoding LOW QUALITY PROTEIN: serine/threonine-protein kinase Chk1-like (The sequence of the model RefSeq protein was modified relative to this genomic sequence to represent the inferred CDS: deleted 3 bases in 3 codons): MAVPFVQGWDLVQTLGEGAYGEVRLLVNRQTEEAVAVKVVDTARAADCPENIKKEVCVNKMLSHKSIVRFYGHRREGSVHYLFLEYCSGGELFDRIEPDVGMPEMEAQKFFQQLIAGVEYLHSIGITHRDIKPENLLLDEGDNLKISDFGLATVFRHRDKERLLMKMCGTLPYVAPELLAGSGFRAEPVDIWSCGIVLTAMLAGELPWDQPSESCQEYADWLQKKTFLTPWKKIDAAPLSLLTRVLQHKPEKRLTIPDIRKDRWYTKVLKGVKRARVTSGESPSSLSKQIRSDMDLSPLSNLRSDDRVKFSSSQPEPLPVLSSWDPSPSCFNAMVQQISFSQPACPEHMLLSSQLIGTPGSSQSPWQRLVRRMTRFFTKLDADRSYASLKEVCEKMGYTWKKSCTNQVTVSTTDRRNNKLIFKVHLLEMEERILVDFRLSKGDGLEFKRHFLRIKCQLNDIISNQKVLLPVT, encoded by the exons ATGGCAGTGCCGTTTGTGCAGGGCTGGGACCTGGTGCAGACTCTGGGAGAGGGAGCGTACGGAGA GGTGCGTCTCCTGGTGAACAGGCAGACGGAGGAGGCTGTGGCAGTAAAGGTGGTGGACACGGCGCGGGCGGCAGACTGTCCTGAGAACATCAAGAAGGAGGTGTGCGTGAACAAGATGCTGTCCCACAAGAGCATCGTGCGCTTCTACGGGCACCGCAGGGAGGGCAGCGTGCACTACCTCTTCCTGGAGTACTGTAGCGGCGGAGAGCTCTTCGACAGGAtcg AGCCTGACGTGGGGATGCCAGAGATGGAAGCACAGAAGTTTTTCCAGCAGCTCATAGCTGGAGTG GAGTACCTGCACAGCATTGGGATCACGCACAGGGACATCAAACCAGAGAACCTGCTCCTGGATGAGGGAG ATAACCTGAAGATCTCTGACTTTGGGCTGGCCACAGTGTTCCGGCACAGAGATAAGGAGCGACTGCTGATGAAGATGTGTGGCACTCTGCCCTACGTGGCGCCCGAGCTGCTGGCTGGCAGCGGATTCCGAGCCGAGCCCGTCGACATCTGGTCCTGCGGCATCGTGCTGACTGCCATGCTGGCTGGAG AGCTGCCGTGGGACCAGCCCAGCGAGAGCTGTCAGGAGTACGCAGACTGGCTGCAGAAGAAGACCTTCCTGACTCCCTGGAAGAAGATCGATGCAGCTCCACTCA gcctgCTCACCAGAGTCCTGCAGCACAAACCAGAGAAGAGGCTCACCATCCCAGACATCAGGAAGGACCGCTGGTACACCAAGGTGCTTAAAG GGGTGAAGCGTGCAAGAGTGACCTCTGGAGAGTCTCCGAGCTCGCTCAGCAAGCAGATCCGCTCGGACATGGACCTGTCTCCACTGAGCAACCTGCGCAG TGATGACAGAGTGAAGTTCTCCAGCTCTCAGCCGGAGCCCTTGCCTGTCCTGTCCTCCTGGGACCCCAGCCCCTCCTGCTTCAACGCCATGGTCCAGCAGATCAGCTTCTCCCAGCCGGCCTGCCCCGAACACATGCTGCTGAGCAGCCAGCTCATCGGCACCCCAGGCTCCAGCCAG AGCCCCTGGCAGCGGCTGGTC CGGAGGATGACCCGCTTCTTCACCAAGCTGGACGCCGACCGCTCTTACGCCAGCCTCAAGGAA GTGTGCGAGAAGATGGGGTACACCTGGAAGAAGAGCTGCACCAATCAG GTGACGGTCTCCACCACTGACCGGCGTAACAACAAGCTGATCTTCAAGGTGCACCTTCTGGAGATGGAG GAGCGGATCCTGGTGGATTTCAGGCTGTCCAAG ggtgaCGGGCTGGAGTTCAAGCGTCACTTCCTGAGGATCAAGTGCCAGCTGAACGACATCATCAGCAATCAGAAAGTGTTGCTTCCTGTCACATGA